The proteins below are encoded in one region of Treponema primitia ZAS-1:
- a CDS encoding ABC transporter permease — protein sequence MNITQLLYSCFRNIFRNRMRSLLTSLGIIIGVGSVIIMVAIGEGAQRDIENRIASMGTNLIQIMPRRMMMRPGQTNTVSRPNRLTKSDAAKLAAEASYGTAISGLSQRNYTVIGPQGSASVQVMGVEPGYLTIRSWDIAQGGFFGDEDLQQRNRIAVLGLTTVNSLFGNSDEALGQQIRIGTNHFTVTGILAKKGAGAFGNDQDDVIMVPLDTALYRLSNSQNLNSIAMSVVSKGYMEAAQREAELILREAHKLSEGTTTDFEIMNSADLIDMASETSRSLTTLLAAIAGVSLLVGGIGIMNIMLVSVTERTREIGIRMAVGARKRDVLFQFLSESIILSLLGGFIGIALAFLVCRILEALGISTAINPVIVAAAALFAALVGVSFGYYPARKAAGLYPIDALRYE from the coding sequence ATGAATATTACACAGCTTTTGTATTCCTGTTTTAGAAATATTTTCCGTAATCGCATGAGGAGCCTCCTTACCTCCCTGGGGATCATCATCGGTGTTGGGTCGGTGATCATCATGGTAGCCATAGGGGAGGGCGCCCAGAGGGATATCGAGAACCGTATCGCCTCCATGGGGACCAACCTGATCCAGATCATGCCCCGGCGGATGATGATGCGGCCCGGACAGACCAATACGGTGTCCCGGCCTAACCGGCTGACCAAATCCGACGCGGCTAAGCTTGCGGCGGAGGCTTCCTACGGTACCGCTATTTCCGGGCTGAGCCAGCGGAACTATACGGTCATCGGCCCCCAGGGAAGCGCTTCGGTACAGGTGATGGGGGTGGAGCCGGGGTACCTCACCATACGGAGCTGGGATATTGCCCAGGGCGGCTTTTTCGGCGATGAGGATCTACAGCAGCGAAACAGGATAGCGGTGCTGGGGCTTACCACCGTAAACAGTCTTTTTGGCAACAGCGATGAAGCCCTGGGGCAGCAGATACGGATCGGGACCAATCATTTTACCGTCACCGGCATACTGGCGAAAAAGGGCGCCGGGGCCTTTGGTAATGATCAGGATGATGTGATCATGGTACCCCTGGACACTGCGCTGTACCGGCTGAGTAATTCTCAAAATCTCAACAGTATTGCTATGAGTGTGGTCAGCAAAGGATATATGGAGGCAGCGCAACGGGAAGCGGAACTGATACTCCGGGAAGCCCACAAACTTAGCGAGGGGACCACAACGGACTTTGAAATCATGAACAGCGCGGATCTTATCGACATGGCTTCCGAAACATCCCGGAGCCTCACCACCCTCCTGGCGGCCATAGCCGGGGTGTCCCTTTTGGTAGGGGGCATCGGCATCATGAACATCATGCTGGTCTCGGTCACCGAACGTACCCGGGAAATCGGTATCAGAATGGCCGTGGGCGCCCGGAAACGGGATGTGCTATTCCAGTTCCTCTCTGAGTCCATCATCCTGAGCCTCCTTGGGGGATTTATCGGTATAGCCCTGGCCTTCCTGGTCTGCCGCATCCTGGAAGCCCTGGGAATTTCCACGGCCATTAATCCGGTAATCGTCGCCGCTGCGGCCCTTTTTGCCGCGCTGGTCGGGGTTTCATTCGGATACTACCCGGCGCGGAAGGCTGCGGGGCTTTATCCCATAGATGCGCTGCGGTATGAATAA
- a CDS encoding ATP-binding protein codes for MKISPRTSSLFAAILSWALFSALTVFIILGLRDRARLIRDNDNERLFSLLFTSLRNYDNFGSAIESTGLLRERIIGFGIYGEDLTPSYQWGSVPQVFDEDILKDYKAVKNGRYTIPDRRGNRIKFILSTEGMMSPPQQRRNQENNRDRDREENKNREDKTPGFFTTFARGKYIYIDISHTAYWRGQTLTAIAFPLCELALLALVFFVRGLYLRNREYRERIEGQKNLVVLGTAASTLAHEIKNPLLSIRLQTGILGKLFPEKGREELGIINEEVDRLSALSYRINDYLRDAAGQPVPLNISNVLSEASLRLCGRNIVEEDSAQDALVLMDTERARSVIENLIRNALESGSAENAIGAAILRHSGNSGDNELQKNSQHSIIVISIYDRGRGIAEGDLKRVFDPFFTSKSTGTGIGLSISKRFVEAAGGAISIENREGGGTAVFITLGEYV; via the coding sequence ATGAAAATTTCTCCGCGGACATCATCCTTATTCGCAGCAATACTTAGCTGGGCTCTTTTTTCGGCCCTCACGGTTTTTATCATCCTGGGACTGCGGGACCGGGCGCGGCTGATCCGGGACAATGACAACGAGCGGCTTTTCAGTCTCCTCTTTACCAGCCTGAGAAATTATGACAACTTCGGGTCCGCCATTGAATCTACGGGGCTTCTGCGGGAACGGATCATCGGGTTTGGGATTTACGGAGAGGACCTTACCCCGTCCTACCAATGGGGCTCGGTTCCCCAGGTTTTTGATGAGGATATCCTGAAGGATTACAAGGCTGTCAAGAACGGCCGCTACACTATTCCTGATAGACGGGGAAATAGAATTAAATTCATTCTCAGCACAGAGGGGATGATGTCCCCCCCTCAACAGCGGCGTAACCAGGAAAATAACCGGGATCGGGACCGGGAGGAAAACAAAAACCGCGAAGACAAGACGCCGGGCTTCTTCACCACCTTTGCCAGGGGTAAGTATATCTACATTGATATATCCCATACCGCCTATTGGCGCGGCCAGACTCTTACCGCCATTGCCTTTCCGCTCTGTGAGCTGGCCCTTCTGGCGCTGGTATTTTTTGTGCGGGGACTATACCTGCGGAACCGGGAATACCGGGAGCGGATAGAGGGCCAAAAAAATCTGGTAGTCCTGGGAACCGCCGCCAGTACCCTGGCCCACGAAATTAAAAACCCCCTCCTCTCCATACGGCTCCAAACCGGCATCCTGGGGAAGCTCTTCCCCGAAAAAGGCCGGGAGGAGCTGGGAATCATCAACGAAGAGGTGGATCGCCTTTCCGCCCTGAGTTACCGGATAAACGATTATCTCCGGGATGCGGCAGGACAGCCTGTACCGCTGAATATCTCGAATGTGCTTTCCGAAGCATCCCTGCGGCTCTGCGGCAGAAATATTGTTGAAGAAGATTCAGCACAGGATGCCCTGGTCCTTATGGACACCGAACGGGCCCGGTCTGTCATTGAAAACCTTATCCGCAATGCCCTGGAAAGCGGCAGCGCGGAAAACGCCATTGGCGCAGCGATACTACGGCATAGCGGAAACAGCGGGGATAACGAATTGCAAAAAAATTCCCAACACAGTATCATTGTTATCAGTATCTATGACCGGGGAAGAGGTATTGCAGAAGGAGATCTGAAGCGGGTTTTCGATCCGTTCTTTACCAGTAAAAGTACCGGGACCGGCATCGGCCTTTCTATCAGCAAACGCTTTGTGGAAGCGGCCGGGGGCGCCATCAGTATTGAAAACCGGGAAGGGGGAGGGACTGCGGTCTTTATCACCCTGGGGGAGTATGTATGA
- a CDS encoding efflux RND transporter periplasmic adaptor subunit, whose product MKIIDFLSYPIAAVFILSAGACSPKSASGTSTYEYTTVSRGTLEKTVSSSGSLKPVSTVNVLARMSGKVEKIHVDYNDIIHKGDILAELNTDMLRLQREQQAASVIKARANYELQLINYQNQQKLAEKNLISEYELRTGKTTLDIQAAELSASESSLRVIETEINQYALITSPIDGIVLERNISEGQTVVEGSSSNSTSLFTLAENLEEMQIEAGVGELDIPGIHKGQGVRFTLESLPGRNFSGIVEAMHLMPTIQDNVVSYTVIINVDNSEGSLLPGMTCSVEFIEERKENALLIPNAALRYRPSGMNADEIADRVFQAGLSGMDAAQRAAALEAREKMRAAGTAAQAAAQRPAQNSGLSGMVMPQGPGMRQNRNTAVTANPAGGQRGSGGGFPGRETMSPPKPLWFIDETGKPDCILVQTGISNGSFTEIRSRNDDLEGRQIILRERVQP is encoded by the coding sequence ATGAAAATCATCGACTTTTTGTCATACCCCATCGCCGCGGTCTTTATTCTTAGCGCCGGCGCTTGTTCCCCAAAGTCAGCCAGTGGAACCAGTACCTACGAGTATACCACCGTCAGCCGGGGGACCCTGGAAAAGACCGTGTCCTCCAGCGGGTCCCTCAAGCCCGTGTCAACGGTAAATGTGTTGGCCCGGATGAGCGGCAAGGTAGAAAAGATACACGTGGATTACAACGATATCATCCATAAGGGTGATATCCTGGCGGAACTTAATACGGATATGCTCAGGCTCCAGCGGGAACAGCAGGCTGCGTCGGTGATTAAGGCCCGGGCAAATTACGAGCTGCAGCTGATCAACTACCAGAACCAACAGAAGCTGGCGGAAAAAAACCTTATCTCCGAATACGAACTCCGGACCGGCAAAACCACCCTGGATATTCAGGCGGCGGAACTTTCCGCCTCCGAATCATCCCTCCGGGTGATTGAAACCGAAATCAACCAATACGCCCTTATCACCTCCCCCATCGACGGGATTGTTTTGGAACGGAATATCAGCGAGGGGCAGACCGTTGTGGAGGGGTCCAGCAGTAATTCTACCAGCCTGTTTACCCTGGCGGAAAACCTTGAGGAGATGCAGATTGAAGCCGGAGTGGGGGAACTGGATATCCCCGGCATACACAAGGGCCAGGGGGTCCGGTTTACCCTGGAAAGTCTGCCGGGCCGGAATTTCTCAGGGATTGTGGAGGCCATGCACCTCATGCCTACTATTCAGGATAACGTGGTGTCCTACACGGTTATTATCAACGTGGACAATTCGGAGGGATCCCTCCTGCCGGGGATGACCTGCTCGGTGGAGTTTATCGAAGAACGGAAAGAAAACGCCCTGCTGATTCCTAACGCAGCCCTGCGGTACCGGCCCAGCGGCATGAACGCCGATGAAATCGCCGACCGTGTCTTCCAGGCGGGGCTTAGCGGTATGGATGCGGCTCAGCGGGCGGCGGCTCTGGAAGCCCGGGAAAAGATGCGGGCTGCGGGAACTGCCGCGCAAGCCGCCGCTCAAAGACCGGCACAGAATAGCGGCCTTAGCGGTATGGTGATGCCCCAGGGGCCCGGTATGAGGCAGAACAGAAATACTGCGGTGACGGCAAATCCTGCAGGCGGACAGCGGGGGAGCGGCGGTGGGTTTCCGGGCCGGGAAACGATGTCCCCGCCTAAACCGCTATGGTTCATCGATGAAACCGGTAAGCCGGACTGCATCCTAGTACAAACCGGTATCAGCAACGGATCCTTTACGGAGATTCGATCCAGGAATGATGACCTGGAAGGCCGCCAAATCATACTGCGGGAAAGGGTGCAGCCATGA
- a CDS encoding PHP-associated domain-containing protein: MKYLYETHLHTVQSSGCGESEGRSYIRKYKEMGFAGIIVTDHFYNGNSAASRHLSWREWVNGFCLGYEETRREGEKQGLDVFFGWEETFDADDYLIYGLDKDWLLAHPEAAHWTRLEQFNEVHRYGGCVVQAHPFRHQYYISTIHLSTGCVDAVEAGNACNTSASHDALALRYAEKLGLPVTAGSDIHNVAQIATGRIFGTYLNKKMETIQDYVKAIRENTLAGIKIAPGRCDFHGNETVSLPVDIRDAGDRSTGRDLWEFLKQ, from the coding sequence ATGAAATACCTGTACGAAACCCATCTGCACACGGTTCAGTCCAGCGGCTGCGGCGAATCCGAAGGCCGCTCTTATATCCGTAAATATAAGGAAATGGGATTTGCCGGTATTATCGTGACGGATCATTTTTATAATGGAAACAGCGCAGCCAGCCGGCATCTTTCCTGGCGGGAATGGGTCAACGGTTTCTGCCTGGGTTATGAGGAAACCCGGCGGGAAGGAGAAAAACAGGGGCTTGATGTATTTTTCGGCTGGGAAGAAACTTTTGATGCGGATGACTATCTTATCTACGGCCTGGATAAGGACTGGCTCCTGGCTCATCCCGAAGCGGCCCACTGGACCCGGCTGGAACAATTCAACGAAGTACACCGTTACGGCGGCTGTGTTGTCCAGGCGCACCCATTTAGGCACCAATACTATATCAGCACGATTCATCTCTCCACCGGATGCGTTGACGCCGTAGAGGCGGGCAATGCCTGTAATACCTCGGCCTCCCATGATGCCTTGGCTCTACGCTACGCCGAAAAGCTGGGTCTCCCGGTTACTGCGGGATCGGATATTCACAATGTTGCTCAGATTGCAACCGGCCGGATCTTTGGGACGTATCTGAATAAGAAAATGGAAACCATTCAGGATTATGTAAAGGCCATACGGGAGAATACCCTTGCGGGCATAAAAATAGCCCCGGGGCGCTGCGACTTTCACGGCAATGAAACAGTTTCACTGCCCGTGGATATACGGGATGCCGGTGACCGGAGTACCGGCCGGGACCTGTGGGAATTTCTGAAACAGTAA
- a CDS encoding sigma-54-dependent transcriptional regulator yields the protein MRVLIVDDERNIRESLKKYLGLEQIDSAAAETGESAIRSLEREAFDAVILDLRLPGMSGQDVLAWINNRGIISPVIMISAHGQIADAVAALKAGAKDYLVKPFDPAELVIKLRHLVEDKRRENSLEAEKRMTGGENLLIGDTEVMRELSDQIDRIAGSDVTVLITGESGTGKEIVAREIHRRGKYAAEPFAAVNIGGIHEGLMESELFGHEKGAYTGALTRKQGLFELAGRGTLFLDEIGEMPMSLQVKLLRVLQERKIRRLGGNDDIPVNARIVSATNRDIETLVREGSFREDLYYRLNVFRMTIPPLRQRREDIPLLAEYLLKKISFRMGRSLPVLTPAAAEKLLEYPFPGNVRELENILERALIYRENGPLTPKDIELHRMNTGGIPGPEGESVPGVPSLENIEREAIRKALTRTQGNRTKAAAELGVSRKTIINKIKVYKLEL from the coding sequence ATGAGAGTATTAATAGTTGATGATGAACGAAATATCCGGGAGTCCCTGAAAAAATATTTGGGCCTGGAGCAGATCGATTCGGCGGCGGCGGAAACCGGAGAATCGGCAATCCGTTCTCTTGAACGGGAGGCCTTCGATGCGGTTATCCTGGACCTCAGGCTGCCCGGCATGAGCGGCCAGGATGTGCTCGCCTGGATCAACAACCGGGGAATCATCTCCCCGGTGATCATGATATCCGCCCACGGGCAAATCGCCGACGCAGTGGCGGCCCTGAAAGCCGGGGCCAAGGACTACCTGGTAAAGCCCTTTGACCCCGCAGAACTGGTGATCAAACTCCGTCATCTGGTGGAGGACAAACGCCGGGAGAACAGCCTTGAGGCGGAGAAGCGGATGACCGGCGGGGAAAACCTCCTCATCGGCGATACGGAAGTGATGCGGGAACTTTCCGATCAGATCGATCGCATCGCCGGTTCCGATGTTACGGTGCTGATAACCGGAGAAAGCGGTACCGGAAAGGAGATTGTTGCCCGGGAGATCCACCGCCGGGGTAAATATGCGGCGGAACCCTTCGCGGCGGTGAACATCGGCGGCATCCACGAGGGGCTTATGGAGAGCGAACTTTTCGGCCACGAAAAGGGGGCCTATACCGGGGCGCTCACCCGCAAGCAGGGGCTCTTTGAACTTGCCGGCCGGGGTACCCTCTTCCTGGACGAGATTGGCGAAATGCCCATGTCCCTCCAGGTAAAACTACTGCGGGTACTCCAGGAACGGAAAATCCGCCGCCTGGGGGGAAACGACGACATCCCCGTCAACGCCCGGATCGTCTCCGCCACCAACCGGGATATAGAAACCCTGGTCCGGGAAGGCAGTTTTCGGGAAGACCTCTATTACCGGCTCAACGTATTCCGCATGACCATTCCGCCCCTGCGCCAACGCCGGGAGGATATTCCCCTGCTGGCGGAATATCTTCTGAAAAAAATCAGTTTCCGTATGGGCCGTTCCCTTCCGGTTCTTACTCCGGCGGCGGCGGAAAAACTCCTGGAATACCCCTTCCCGGGCAATGTCCGGGAACTGGAAAACATCCTGGAAAGAGCCTTGATTTATCGGGAAAACGGCCCGCTAACGCCCAAGGATATTGAACTGCACCGCATGAATACCGGGGGAATACCGGGCCCGGAAGGTGAATCTGTACCGGGCGTTCCCTCCCTGGAGAACATTGAACGGGAAGCTATACGGAAAGCCCTGACCAGGACCCAGGGTAACCGAACCAAGGCAGCAGCGGAACTGGGGGTCAGCCGGAAGACTATCATCAATAAAATAAAAGTATATAAGCTTGAACTGTAG
- a CDS encoding TolC family protein — translation MKNRFTLILVLLAFTINNRITAEQIDIEDVRALALANSPSLARFQLAVESARLDEKTRIYSNLPSLSLGASASGQVWGDTSLQDSMRTGASFSVSQKLFDGGKSIYLKAINAINTELTRQEALAAYFTVLDTADNAYYETLKAAAALETAAAAMETAALALSMAELRLESGMISQGDYLKAMADQGQKETARNRALRDLTVNRANLKNITGLGEIPELAGIDFNVYDDTIRFLSTLPEEKIILLSDDFSNAVKRNNPGLLKTSLQLQIAERNVGLAKKDYLPSLSAGISTGINYSAAGGLSNSGGSVSINGSIPLDYWVIGAAVEKKRIAQTEAALNHRDAENTLAMDIQTALLDLIASTMTVQSARRADEYAQRNYEYNLELYKLSQASVFVLSDAAALAGDSHTQRITAEYGFLNGLSKLRSLGAFDSQDEVINLLLQKQKGL, via the coding sequence ATGAAAAATAGGTTTACATTAATACTAGTACTACTCGCTTTTACCATTAATAACCGTATTACTGCTGAACAAATAGATATTGAAGATGTACGCGCCTTGGCGTTGGCCAATTCGCCGAGCCTGGCGAGGTTTCAGCTGGCGGTGGAGAGCGCACGGCTGGACGAAAAAACCCGTATTTATTCCAATCTGCCATCCCTATCCCTGGGGGCATCGGCCTCGGGACAAGTCTGGGGGGATACAAGCCTTCAGGACAGCATGAGAACCGGGGCGAGTTTCAGTGTGTCACAAAAGCTGTTTGATGGTGGAAAGAGTATCTATCTAAAGGCTATTAACGCTATCAATACCGAACTTACCCGGCAGGAAGCTTTGGCGGCCTACTTTACCGTCCTGGATACGGCGGATAATGCGTATTACGAAACGCTAAAAGCGGCGGCAGCTCTGGAAACCGCAGCGGCAGCCATGGAAACGGCGGCTTTAGCCCTTTCCATGGCGGAACTGCGCCTTGAAAGCGGTATGATAAGCCAGGGAGATTACCTTAAAGCCATGGCGGATCAGGGCCAAAAAGAAACCGCCCGGAACCGCGCCCTGAGGGATTTGACCGTCAATAGGGCGAACCTGAAGAACATTACCGGCCTTGGGGAAATCCCGGAACTGGCAGGTATTGATTTCAACGTTTATGATGACACTATCCGCTTCCTTTCAACGCTTCCTGAAGAAAAAATAATATTACTATCAGATGATTTTTCAAACGCAGTAAAGAGAAATAACCCCGGCCTTTTAAAAACAAGCCTTCAGCTGCAAATAGCGGAACGGAATGTGGGGCTTGCAAAAAAGGATTACCTTCCAAGCCTTAGCGCGGGAATTTCCACGGGGATAAATTATTCCGCCGCAGGGGGTTTGTCCAATTCCGGCGGCAGCGTCAGTATCAATGGGAGCATACCCCTGGATTATTGGGTAATAGGCGCCGCGGTGGAAAAGAAGCGTATCGCCCAAACCGAAGCCGCCCTGAACCACCGTGATGCTGAAAACACCCTGGCCATGGACATCCAAACGGCTCTGCTGGACCTTATCGCCAGTACCATGACGGTACAATCCGCACGCCGGGCCGATGAATACGCCCAACGGAATTACGAATATAATCTTGAACTGTACAAACTTTCGCAGGCCTCGGTTTTTGTTCTTTCCGATGCCGCAGCCCTGGCCGGAGACAGTCATACCCAGCGTATCACCGCGGAGTATGGTTTTCTCAACGGCCTTTCAAAGCTGCGGAGCCTGGGGGCATTCGATTCCCAGGATGAAGTAATAAATCTGCTCTTACAAAAGCAGAAGGGATTGTGA
- a CDS encoding AMP-binding protein — translation MNEILSKYCPRIDFDSYEDFYRNYKCVVPENFNFAYDVLDEWARIKPDKLALVWTNDEAEMKSYTFGDMKRLSDKAANALLSLGIKKGDVVMLILKQRPEVWVMLNALMKIGAVCIPGTYQLTRKDIEYRCNIAEVKLLVSVDDPELVGNIRSALPQCTQLKKIAFVGKQIPEGFIDMGAEIEKASSDFVRPTGSAGTATKDHMLIYFSSGTTGMPKMVLHNHTLPLGHIVTAKYWQCVEDNGIHMTQTDSGWAKFAWGKIYGQWICGAAIGAYDTEKFTPQGILEALGRIRPTTFCAPATIFRFLIKEDLSGYDFSYIKHTSVAGEPLSPEVYHKLKELTGLELREGFGQSETSVMAATFKWLPIKPGSMGKPSPLFGLNLLDENDQPCDDGIVGNISITNGGDNPPPGLFTGYWKDEEITRKCWYDGTYHTGDMAWHDGEGYYWFVGRNDDVIKCSGYRIGPFEVESALMEHPSVLECAVTAAPDPNRGQVVKATIVLARGFSPSEELKHELQNHVKRVTAPYKYPRIVEFVEELPKTVSGKIQRNIIRKKDASESPQ, via the coding sequence ATGAACGAAATACTGTCTAAATATTGCCCCCGGATAGACTTTGACAGCTATGAAGATTTCTACCGGAATTATAAGTGCGTTGTCCCGGAAAATTTTAACTTTGCCTATGATGTGCTTGATGAATGGGCGCGGATCAAGCCGGATAAGCTCGCTCTGGTCTGGACCAACGACGAAGCGGAAATGAAGTCCTACACCTTTGGTGATATGAAACGCCTGAGTGACAAGGCCGCCAATGCCCTCCTTTCCCTGGGCATTAAAAAAGGTGATGTGGTGATGCTCATCCTAAAGCAGCGCCCCGAGGTCTGGGTGATGCTGAACGCCCTGATGAAGATCGGCGCGGTCTGTATCCCCGGTACCTACCAGCTTACCCGGAAGGATATTGAATACCGCTGTAATATCGCTGAGGTAAAACTCCTGGTCAGTGTGGATGATCCGGAGCTTGTCGGCAATATCCGCAGCGCCCTTCCCCAATGTACACAGCTTAAGAAGATTGCTTTTGTGGGGAAGCAGATACCTGAAGGCTTTATCGACATGGGAGCGGAGATTGAAAAGGCTTCGTCTGACTTTGTCCGGCCCACAGGGTCCGCGGGGACAGCGACTAAAGACCACATGCTGATATACTTTTCCTCCGGCACCACGGGGATGCCCAAGATGGTACTCCATAACCATACCCTCCCCCTGGGGCACATCGTTACTGCCAAGTACTGGCAGTGCGTTGAGGATAACGGGATCCACATGACCCAAACCGATTCAGGCTGGGCAAAATTTGCCTGGGGCAAGATATACGGACAGTGGATCTGCGGGGCGGCCATCGGCGCCTACGATACGGAGAAGTTTACCCCCCAGGGTATACTCGAGGCCCTGGGACGGATACGCCCAACCACCTTCTGCGCCCCGGCTACGATATTCCGGTTTCTCATTAAGGAAGATCTGTCGGGATATGATTTTAGTTATATTAAACACACCTCCGTTGCGGGGGAACCCTTGAGCCCCGAGGTGTACCATAAACTAAAGGAACTTACGGGGCTGGAACTCCGGGAAGGTTTCGGTCAGTCGGAAACTTCGGTGATGGCCGCCACCTTCAAGTGGCTTCCGATAAAACCCGGTTCCATGGGGAAGCCATCGCCCCTCTTCGGCCTCAACCTGCTGGATGAAAATGATCAGCCCTGCGATGACGGTATTGTGGGCAATATTAGTATTACTAACGGAGGGGATAATCCTCCCCCGGGCTTGTTTACCGGTTACTGGAAGGACGAGGAGATTACCCGCAAATGCTGGTATGACGGTACCTACCATACCGGCGATATGGCCTGGCATGACGGCGAGGGCTACTACTGGTTTGTAGGCAGGAACGATGATGTGATCAAATGTTCCGGTTACCGCATCGGCCCCTTTGAGGTGGAAAGCGCCCTTATGGAACATCCTTCGGTGCTGGAGTGTGCGGTTACCGCCGCTCCGGATCCTAACCGCGGCCAGGTGGTTAAGGCAACCATCGTATTAGCCCGGGGTTTTAGCCCCTCTGAGGAGCTGAAGCATGAGCTGCAGAACCATGTAAAGCGGGTTACGGCCCCCTACAAGTATCCTCGAATCGTGGAATTTGTGGAGGAGCTGCCTAAAACCGTGAGCGGCAAAATCCAACGGAACATAATACGGAAAAAGGATGCATCGGAATCTCCGCAATGA
- a CDS encoding helix-turn-helix domain-containing protein: MQDHLAQIPGRIKELREIMEISAIDMATDIDIPFETYSRYESGELDIPISVLYKISHRLGTDTTVLLTGEDPRMDTASVCRAGKGVEVERYPGYEYSSLAYNFKNRTMEPLLVYLDPNKAAAAPVTHSGQEFNFVVEGVVKVTVNKREYILEAGDSIYFSALLPHAQSAVKAPSKFITIIQE; the protein is encoded by the coding sequence ATGCAGGATCATCTTGCCCAGATACCGGGTCGAATTAAGGAACTACGGGAAATAATGGAGATCAGCGCCATTGATATGGCGACGGATATCGATATTCCCTTTGAAACCTATTCCCGGTACGAATCCGGGGAATTGGACATCCCCATCAGTGTTCTCTACAAAATATCCCATCGGCTTGGAACGGATACCACGGTGCTCCTTACCGGGGAGGACCCCAGGATGGATACCGCCAGTGTTTGCAGAGCGGGTAAGGGGGTAGAGGTTGAGCGGTACCCGGGCTATGAGTATTCAAGTCTGGCCTATAACTTCAAAAACCGGACCATGGAACCCCTTTTGGTATACCTTGATCCCAACAAGGCGGCTGCCGCGCCGGTGACCCACTCCGGCCAGGAGTTCAACTTTGTGGTTGAGGGGGTGGTGAAGGTTACGGTGAATAAACGGGAGTATATTCTTGAAGCCGGGGACAGTATCTATTTCAGTGCCCTGCTTCCCCATGCCCAGAGCGCAGTAAAGGCGCCGTCAAAATTTATTACCATTATACAGGAATAA
- a CDS encoding ABC transporter ATP-binding protein, with protein sequence MTVIEMRGIKRIYRLEEITVRALRGIDFSAKAGEFVSVMGPSGSGKSTLMNILGCLDKPSEGTYSLDGIETTAAGSPSKGSNSDTFALIRNKKIGFVFQAFNLLARTTALENVELPLFYKRRDKNAARISGDGSLGGDEYRRASRRKERAAEVLREVGLGDRANHLPSQLSGGQQQRVAIARAMVNDPAFILADEPTGNLDTEMTLEIMSLFQSLNDQGKTIIMVTHEPELAAYTKRIITLRDGELVSDVPIHERRSAPEDLAKWKKEHSLLAGEVS encoded by the coding sequence ATGACGGTAATCGAGATGCGGGGGATCAAGCGGATCTACCGGCTTGAAGAGATAACCGTCCGGGCGCTCCGGGGTATAGACTTTTCTGCCAAGGCGGGGGAGTTTGTTTCCGTCATGGGGCCATCGGGTTCGGGAAAGTCTACCCTGATGAATATCCTGGGCTGCCTGGACAAGCCAAGCGAAGGAACCTATTCTCTGGACGGAATTGAGACTACCGCAGCCGGGAGCCCAAGCAAGGGTTCTAACTCGGATACCTTCGCCCTGATACGTAATAAAAAGATAGGTTTTGTGTTCCAGGCCTTTAACCTTCTCGCCCGGACAACGGCTTTAGAAAATGTGGAACTCCCCCTGTTTTATAAACGCCGGGACAAAAACGCAGCCCGGATTTCAGGGGATGGCAGCCTGGGCGGGGACGAGTACCGGCGGGCTTCCCGTCGGAAGGAACGGGCCGCAGAAGTACTGCGGGAGGTGGGTCTTGGGGATAGGGCGAACCATCTGCCCTCCCAGCTTTCCGGCGGGCAGCAGCAGCGGGTAGCCATAGCCCGGGCCATGGTGAACGACCCCGCCTTCATCCTGGCGGACGAGCCCACGGGGAACCTGGATACGGAGATGACTTTGGAGATCATGAGCCTCTTCCAAAGCCTCAATGACCAGGGAAAAACAATAATCATGGTAACCCACGAACCGGAACTGGCAGCCTATACCAAGCGGATCATCACCCTGCGGGATGGGGAACTGGTCTCGGATGTACCGATACACGAAAGACGCAGCGCCCCGGAGGACCTTGCCAAGTGGAAAAAAGAGCATAGCCTCCTTGCCGGGGAGGTATCATGA